Below is a window of Nocardioides sp. S-1144 DNA.
GACCACCAACGCGACCCAGCTGAGTGCCTTCGCCCATCCGATGCGGCACCGCATCTGGCGCGAGGTGCCTCCGGACGGAATTACTGTCAGTCAGCTCACCCACCGGCTGGCCACCAACAAGGGCAACGTCGCCCACCACGTGAAGGTGCTGGTCGCCGCAGGTCTCCTGGCTCCCGCCCACACCCGCACCGTCCGCGGGGGCACCGAGCAGTACTACGTCCGCACAGCTCGGAGGCTCCGG
It encodes the following:
- a CDS encoding winged helix-turn-helix domain-containing protein codes for the protein MTEPIETTNATQLSAFAHPMRHRIWREVPPDGITVSQLTHRLATNKGNVAHHVKVLVAAGLLAPAHTRTVRGGTEQYYVRTARRLRLAGGSRAATRAMFYSIAEEVEAAPDPMINHRTIRLTRPQADAVAKHLDRVVNELEPAGEREATYSVLVSVYRR